One part of the Vitis riparia cultivar Riparia Gloire de Montpellier isolate 1030 chromosome 15, EGFV_Vit.rip_1.0, whole genome shotgun sequence genome encodes these proteins:
- the LOC117932522 gene encoding disease resistance protein RPV1-like, giving the protein MASSTQKPSSSSTSVRKYEFEVFLSFRGEDTRNNFTDHLFVNLDRMGINTFRDDQLERGEEIKSELLKTIEESRISIVVFSKTYAHSKWCLDELAKIMECREEMEQIVLPVFYHVDPSDVRKQTGSFGEAFFIHERNVDERKMQRWRASLTEASNLSGFHVNDGYESKHIKEIVNQIFKRSMNSKLLHINEDIVGMDFRLKELKSLLSSDLNDIRVVGIYGIGGIGKTTIAKIVYNEIQYQFTGASFLQDVRETFNKGCQLQLQQQLLYDIVGNDEKFSNINKGINIIKDRLGLKKVLIVIDDVDRLQQLESVAGSPKWFGPGSTIIITTRDQHLLVEYGVTISHKATELHYEEALQLFSQHAFKQNVPKEDYVDLSNCMVQYAQGLPLALKVLGSSLQGMTIDEWKSASDKSKKNPMKEINDVLRISFDGLDPSQKEVFLDIACFFKGERKDFVSRILDGCNLFATCNIRVLRDRCLVTILDNVIQMHDLIQEMGWAIVREECPGDPCKWSRLWDVDDIYDAFSKQEEMQNIQTISLDLSRSREIQFNTKVFAKMKKLRLLKIYCNDHDGLPREEYKRLKELKGINLSNSKQLVKMPKFSSMPNLERLNLEGCTRLRELHSSIGDLKSLTYLNLGGCEQLQSFPSSMKFESLEVLYLNCCPNLKKFPEIHGNMECLKELYLNKSEIQELPSSIVYLASLEVLNLSYCSNFEKFPEIHGNMKFLRELYLEGCSKFEKFPDTFTYMGHLRGLHLRGSGIKELPSSIGYLESLKNLNLSYCSNFEKFPEIQGNMKCLKELSLEKTAIKELPNSIGHLQALEILTLSGCSNLERFPEIQKNMGNLWALFLDETAIKGLPYSVGHLTRLDRLNLENCRNLKSLPNSICGLKSLEGLSLNGCSNLEAFSEITEDMEQLERLFLRETGISELPSSIEHMRGLKSLELINCENLVALPNSIGNLTCLTSLHVRNCPKLHNLPDNLRSLQCCLTMLDLGGCNLMEEEIPNDLWCLSSLEFLNISENHMRCIPAGITQLCKLGTLLMNHCPMLEVIGELPSSLGWIEAHACPSLETETSSSLLWSSLLKHLKSPIQRRFNIIIPGSSGIPEWVSHQRMGCEVSVELPMNWYEDNNLLGFVLFFHHVPLDDDECVRTSGFIPECKLAISHGDQTERLDNISFYHRCKTYSISGLSYSSRRYDSGAHQIQHCG; this is encoded by the exons ATGGCTTCCTCTACCCAaaaaccctcttcttcttctacctCAGTTCGTAAATATGAGTTCGAAGTGTTCTTAAGTTTTAGAGGTGAAGACACCCGCAACAATTTTACGGATCATTTATTCGTAAATTTGGATCGGATGGGGATTAACACTTTTAGAGACGATCAACTTGAAAGAGGTGAGGAGATCAAATCAGAACTTTTGAAAACTATTGAAGAATCAAGAATTTCCATAGTTGTGTTCTCAAAAACCTATGCTCATTCCAAGTGGTGTTTGGATGAGTTAGCGAAGATCATGGAGTGCAGGGAAGAAATGGAACAAATAGTCTTGCCGGTGTTCTACCACGTGGATCCTTCTGATGTACGAAAGCAAACAGGGAGCTTCGGAGAGGCATTTTTCATCCATGAAAGAAATGTAGATGAGAGAAAGATGCAAAGGTGGAGGGCTTCCTTGACTGAAGCAAGCAATCTAAGTGGTTTCCATGTGAATGATGG GTATGAGTCAAAGCATATTAAGGAAATTGTTAACcagatttttaaaagatcaaTGAATTCTAAGCTTTTGCACATTAACGAGGATATAGTTGGGATGGATTTTCGCCTAAAAGAACTAAAGTCATTGTTAAGTAGTGACTTGAATGACATTCGTGTGGTTGGGATATATGGAATTGGTGGAATTGGTAAAACTACCATTGCCAAGATTGTTTATAATGAGATCCAATATCAATTCACTGGTGCTAGCTTTCTTCAAGATGTCAGAGAGACATTCAACAAGGGTTGTCAACTTCAACTACAACAACAACTTCTTTATGATATAGTGGGGAATGATGAAAAGTTTAGCAATATCAATAAAGGAATCAATATAATAAAGGACAGACTTGGCTTAAAAAAGGTTCTTATTGTAATTGATGATGTGGATCGATTGCAGCAATTAGAGTCAGTGGCTGGAAGTCCTAAATGGTTTGGTCCAGGAAGTACAATTATCATTACAACTAGAGACCAACATCTGTTGGTTGAGTATGGAGTGACTATATCACATAAGGCTACAGAATTACATTATGAGGAAGCTCTTCAACTCTTCAGCCAACATGCCTTTAAACAAAATGTTCCTAAAGAAGATTATGTAGACCTCTCAAATTGCATGGTACAATATGCTCAAGGTCTCCCTTTGGCCCTTAAAGTTCTAGGTTCTTCTCTTCAGGGCATGACAATAGATGAATGGAAAAGCGCATCGGATAAATCGAAAAAAAACCCTATGAAGGAAATTAATGATGTGCTTAGAATAAGTTTTGATGGGCTTGATCCTTCTCAAAAGGAGGTTTTCCTGGACATTGCGTGTTTTTTCAAAGGTGAACGCAAAGATTTTGTGTCAAGAATATTAGATGGTTGCAATTTATTTGCAACATGCAACATAAGAGTTCTTCGTGATAGATGTCTAGTAACTATCTTAGACAACGTCATACAAATGCATGACTTGATACAAGAAATGGGTTGGGCAATTGTTCGTGAAGAATGTCCTGGAGACCCCTGCAAATGGAGTAGATTGTGGGATGTAGATGATATTTATGATGCATTTTCTAAACAAGAG GAGATGCAAAATATTCAAACCATATCTTTGGACTTGTCTAGATCAAGAGAAATACAGTTCAATACAAAAGTGTTTGCCAAGATGAAGAAGCTTAGGTTGCTTAAAATCTATTGCAATGATCATGATGGTTTGCCTAGAGAAGAGTATAAA CGTCTTAAAGAATTAAAGGGCATTAATCTAAGTAACTCAAAACAATTGGTCAAAATGCCAAAATTCTCAAGCATGCCAAATTTGGAGAGACTGAATCTTGAAGGTTGTACAAGGTTGCGTGAACTTCATTCATCTATTGGCGATCTCAAAAGTTTGACTTACTTGAATTTAGGAGGATGTGAACAGCTCCAAAGTTTCCCATCCAGCATGAAGTTTGAATCTCTTGAAGTTCTTTATCTTAATTGTTGTCCAAACTTGAAGAAGTTTCCTGAGATCCATGGCAATATGGAATGTTTGAAGGAGCTTTATTTAAACAAGAGTGAGATCCAAGAACTACCAAGTAGCATTGTGTATTTAGCATCTCTTGAAGTCCTTAATCTCTCATATTGTTCAAACTTTGAGAAATTTCCTGAGATCCATGggaatatgaaatttttgaggGAGCTTTATTTAGAAGGATGTtcaaagtttgagaaatttccGGATACATTTACCTATATGGGACATTTAAGGGGGCTTCATTTACGTGGGAGTGGTATTAAAGAACTCCCAAGCAGCATTGGGTATTTGGAATCTCTTAAAAATCTTAACCTCTCATATTGCTCAAACTTTGAGAAATTTCCAGAGATCCAAGGGAATATGAAATGCTTGAAGGAGCTTTCTTTAGAGAAAACCGCTATTAAGGAACTCCCAAATAGCATTGGGCACTTGCAGGCCCTTGAAATTCTTACTCTCAGTGGTTGCTCAAATCTTGAGAGGTTTCCTGAGATCCAAAAAAATATGGGGAATCTATGGGCTCTTTTTCTAGATGAGACTGCTATTAAAGGATTACCCTACTCAGTAGGTCATCTCACCAGACTTGATCgcttaaatttggaaaattgtagaaatttgaaaagtctTCCAAACAGTATATGTGGGTTGAAATCCCTCGAAGGCCTCTCTCTCAATGGTTGTTCAAATCTAGAGGCTTTTTCAGAGATCACGGAGGATATGGAACAATTAGAACGCCTTTTTTTACGTGAGACGGGTATCTCAGAGCTGCCATCATCAATCGAACATATGAGAGGTCTTAAATCCTTGGAATTGATCAATTGTGAGAACCTTGTGGCTCTTCCCAATAGCATCGGTAATTTGACATGTCTTACTAGTCTTCATGTTCGTAACTGTCCAAAGCTCCACAACTTGCCTGACAATTTGAGAAGCCTGCAATGTTGCTTAACAATGCTAGATCTAGGTGGTTGCAATCTGATGGAAGAAGAAATCCCCAATGATTTATGGTGTCTATCCTCACTGGAATTTTTAAACATAAGTGAAAACCATATGCGTTGCATACCTGCTGGCATCACTCAACTTTGTAAGCTTGGTACCCTTCTCATGAATCATTGTCCGATGCTTGAAGTAATTGGAGAGCTTCCATCAAGTCTAGGGTGGATAGAGGCACATGCTTGTCCATCCCTGGAAACTGAAACTTCTTCAAGTCTACTCTGGTCTTCTTTGCTCAAACACTTGAAATCACCAATTCAG CGGAGATTTAATATTATCATTCCAGGAAGTAGTGGAATACCAGAATGGGTAAGTCATCAAAGAATGGGATGTGAAGTAAGTGTAGAACTTCCAATGAATTGGTATGAAGATAATAACTTGTTAGGATTTGTTTTATTCTTCCATCATGTTCCccttgatgatgatgaatgCGTGAGAACATCTGGTTTTATTCCAGAATGTAAATTGGCGATATCCCATGGTGATCAAACTGAACGACTGGataatattagtttttatcATCGTTGCAAAACATACTCTATTAGCGGTTTATCATATAGCAGCAGACGCTACGACAGTGGTGCACATCAGATCCAGCACTGTGGGTGA